The Agromyces atrinae genome window below encodes:
- a CDS encoding pyridoxal phosphate-dependent aminotransferase, which produces MATLRTLDQSSKLKNVLYEIRGNALTEAARLEADGFTILKLNTGNPATFGFEAPYQIVRDMIAAIPTAHGYSESRGILAARRAVVYRYEEIPGFPRVDPDDVFLGNGVSELITMTMQALLDEGDEVLIPAPDYPLWTAMTSLSSGTPVHYLCDEENGWQPDLDDIRSKITPRTKAIVIINPNNPTGAVYSREVLEGIAEIAREHSLLLLSDEIYDRILFDDAVHIPMASVAPDLLCLTFNGLSKTYRVAGYRSGWMVITGPKEHAAGFLEGINLLASTRLCPNVPAQHAVQAALSGVQSIDALIAPSGRLHEQRDAAWEGLQSIPGVSCVKPEGALYAFPRLDPNVHEIRDDAKLVYDLLISEHILLVQGTGFNWPNPDHLRIVTLPEARVLTEAVERLGNFLSSYKQ; this is translated from the coding sequence ATGGCCACCCTGCGCACCCTCGACCAGTCGTCGAAGCTCAAGAACGTCCTCTACGAGATCAGAGGCAACGCGCTCACCGAGGCCGCCCGACTCGAGGCCGACGGCTTCACGATCCTGAAGCTCAACACGGGCAATCCCGCGACGTTCGGCTTCGAGGCGCCGTACCAGATCGTCCGCGACATGATCGCGGCCATCCCCACCGCCCACGGCTACAGCGAGAGCCGCGGCATCCTCGCCGCGCGCCGCGCCGTCGTCTACCGCTACGAGGAGATCCCGGGCTTCCCCCGCGTCGATCCCGACGACGTCTTCCTCGGCAACGGCGTCTCCGAGCTCATCACGATGACCATGCAGGCGCTCCTCGACGAGGGCGACGAAGTGCTCATCCCTGCCCCCGACTACCCGCTCTGGACGGCAATGACGAGCCTCTCGAGCGGCACTCCGGTGCACTACCTGTGCGACGAGGAGAACGGCTGGCAGCCCGACCTCGACGACATCCGCTCGAAGATCACGCCGCGCACCAAGGCCATCGTGATCATCAACCCCAACAACCCGACGGGTGCCGTCTACTCGCGCGAGGTACTCGAGGGCATCGCCGAGATCGCGCGCGAGCACTCGCTGCTGCTCCTCTCCGACGAGATCTACGACCGCATCCTCTTCGACGACGCCGTGCACATCCCCATGGCGTCGGTCGCGCCCGACCTGCTGTGCCTCACGTTCAACGGCCTCTCGAAGACCTACCGCGTCGCGGGCTACCGCTCGGGCTGGATGGTCATCACCGGCCCGAAGGAGCACGCGGCGGGCTTCCTCGAAGGCATCAACCTCCTCGCTTCGACGCGCCTCTGTCCCAACGTCCCCGCACAGCACGCCGTGCAGGCAGCACTCTCGGGAGTGCAGTCGATCGACGCGCTCATCGCGCCGAGCGGTCGACTGCACGAGCAGAGGGATGCCGCGTGGGAGGGTCTCCAGTCGATCCCCGGCGTCTCGTGCGTGAAGCCCGAGGGCGCGCTCTACGCGTTCCCTCGTCTCGACCCGAACGTCCACGAGATCCGTGACGACGCGAAGCTCGTCTACGACCTGCTCATCTCCGAGCACATCCTCCTCGTGCAGGGCACGGGCTTCAACTGGCCGAACCCCGACCACCTGCGCATCGTCACGCTGCCCGAGGCCCGGGTGCTGACCGAGGCCGTCGAACGGCTCGGCAACTTCCTGTCCTCCTACAAGCAGTAG
- a CDS encoding response regulator has product MITVVVADDQDMVRAGFRMILEAEGDISVVGEAGTGEDAVAAVARARPDVVLMDIRMPGMNGLDATRIVTTSPDAPRVVVVTTFDTDEYLRSALQAGASGFLLKDAGPRLLVEAVRAAADGDALVSPSITVRLLGELAGGSAAADVAHDLSPREVEIAASIARGGTNEEIAADLFVSVSTVKTHARNISVKLGARNRVEIAAWAWRARVVR; this is encoded by the coding sequence ATGATCACCGTCGTGGTGGCCGATGACCAGGACATGGTGCGCGCCGGCTTCCGGATGATCCTCGAGGCCGAGGGCGACATCTCGGTCGTGGGGGAGGCGGGCACGGGGGAGGACGCGGTCGCCGCGGTCGCGCGGGCGCGACCCGATGTCGTGCTCATGGACATCCGTATGCCGGGGATGAACGGACTGGATGCCACGCGCATCGTCACGACGTCGCCGGACGCGCCACGCGTCGTCGTCGTCACGACGTTCGACACCGACGAGTACCTGCGCTCGGCGCTGCAGGCGGGGGCGTCGGGCTTCCTGCTGAAGGATGCCGGACCCCGGCTGCTCGTCGAGGCCGTGCGCGCCGCCGCGGACGGCGACGCACTCGTGTCACCGTCGATCACCGTGCGTCTGCTCGGCGAGCTCGCGGGCGGATCGGCGGCGGCGGATGTCGCGCACGACCTGTCGCCCCGCGAAGTCGAGATCGCCGCGTCCATCGCCCGGGGCGGCACCAATGAGGAGATCGCGGCCGACCTCTTCGTCTCGGTCTCGACCGTGAAGACGCACGCGCGGAACATCAGCGTGAAGCTCGGTGCCCGCAACCGCGTCGAGATCGCCGCGTGGGCGTGGCGGGCGCGCGTCGTGCGGTGA
- a CDS encoding RidA family protein gives MPSAVTLIRSAALSDAAQYAYAATAPADARLVFLAGSCPLAADGSTVAPGDYAAQAASCIENMRVALDAAGASITDVISTRVLVASTRQADLVTAWEVVRDAFGDHDVPSTLLGVTVLGYDEQLVEIEAVAAVRD, from the coding sequence ATGCCGTCCGCCGTGACCCTCATCCGCTCCGCCGCGCTCTCCGACGCCGCCCAGTACGCCTACGCCGCGACGGCTCCCGCCGACGCGCGGCTCGTCTTCCTCGCGGGCTCGTGCCCGCTCGCCGCGGACGGCTCGACCGTCGCGCCCGGCGACTACGCGGCGCAGGCGGCGAGCTGCATCGAGAACATGAGGGTGGCCCTGGATGCCGCGGGCGCATCGATCACCGACGTCATCAGCACACGCGTGCTCGTCGCCTCGACCCGGCAGGCCGACCTCGTCACCGCATGGGAGGTCGTGCGCGACGCGTTCGGCGACCACGACGTGCCGAGCACGCTGCTCGGCGTGACCGTCCTCGGCTACGACGAGCAGCTCGTCGAGATCGAGGCCGTCGCGGCCGTGCGCGACTGA
- a CDS encoding SRPBCC family protein, with protein sequence MRDVDETWPAVGARLHHSVGVWPLFIDDTTSSVEWQPPHRMVMRARGWPIGEARIVIEAKDVAGGCVVRIHEEPVRGPATLLVRALTDPPLYWRNTETLRRLAYLAEGGAQ encoded by the coding sequence ATGCGCGATGTCGATGAGACCTGGCCCGCGGTCGGCGCGCGACTGCACCATTCGGTCGGCGTGTGGCCCCTCTTCATCGACGACACGACGAGCTCGGTCGAGTGGCAGCCTCCGCACCGCATGGTCATGCGGGCGCGCGGCTGGCCGATCGGCGAGGCGCGCATCGTGATCGAGGCGAAGGATGTCGCGGGCGGATGCGTCGTGCGCATCCACGAGGAACCCGTGCGCGGGCCGGCGACGCTCCTCGTCCGAGCGCTCACCGATCCGCCGCTGTACTGGCGCAACACCGAGACTCTGCGCCGGCTCGCGTACCTCGCCGAAGGCGGAGCGCAGTAG
- a CDS encoding ABC transporter ATP-binding protein produces the protein MIPPVDATRPAPTDSSARPAARAIDVVRDYGSGTSRVRALDGLSIELRPRRFTAIMGASGSGKSTLLHCLAGLDQPTSGRIMLGATELGRLDDAALTRVRRDRIGFVFQDGNLLPHLSAGENIDLGASLAGRRPDRGWRSELVDRLGISDRLRHLPAELSGGQRQRVAVARALLGRPDLIVADEPTGALDSTSGRALLELLRSCVDEFGQTVVMVTHDAAAAAITDEVILLTDGRVAGILTDPTHDSVLERVGALSAATA, from the coding sequence ATGATTCCTCCCGTCGACGCTACCCGGCCCGCTCCGACCGACTCATCTGCCCGTCCCGCTGCGCGCGCGATCGATGTCGTGCGCGACTACGGATCCGGCACGAGTCGCGTCCGCGCACTCGACGGGCTCAGCATCGAGCTGCGCCCGCGGCGATTCACCGCGATCATGGGCGCCTCCGGGTCGGGCAAGTCGACCCTGCTGCACTGCCTCGCGGGCCTCGATCAGCCGACGTCGGGTCGCATCATGCTCGGCGCGACCGAACTCGGCCGCCTCGACGATGCGGCACTCACGCGGGTGCGACGCGACCGGATCGGCTTCGTCTTCCAGGACGGCAACCTCCTTCCCCACCTGAGCGCGGGCGAGAACATCGACCTCGGCGCGTCGCTCGCCGGGCGGCGGCCGGATCGCGGATGGCGGTCCGAACTCGTCGACCGGCTCGGCATCTCCGACAGGCTCCGCCACCTCCCCGCGGAACTGTCGGGCGGTCAGCGCCAGCGGGTGGCCGTTGCCCGCGCCCTGCTCGGGCGCCCCGACCTCATCGTCGCCGACGAGCCGACCGGCGCGCTCGACAGCACGTCGGGCCGAGCCCTGCTCGAGTTGCTCCGCTCGTGCGTCGACGAGTTCGGGCAGACCGTCGTGATGGTGACGCACGACGCGGCAGCGGCCGCGATCACCGATGAGGTGATCCTGCTGACGGATGGCCGCGTCGCCGGCATCCTCACGGACCCAACCCACGATTCGGTGCTCGAACGCGTCGGAGCTCTCTCGGCGGCGACCGCATGA
- a CDS encoding sensor histidine kinase codes for MPAANEHETSRHDSLADRRRIAATIAEFVALALLLVIDFEVGSRVLIAQPGTEFIAGALATAIVAIVVAVLVLARRRLPTRVTVTAVFAVSLAASVVSGLVGSPALSLTETAALAVITVFGVRESSVRGSVVIGACALVVALAAVLLRVGLDTTVILTALLLWACAIAGGVAGRYLLRRRESAMDAARREERMELARELHDVVAHQVTGIVVQAQAAIAVAHTDPSRVSEALSTIESVGTEALAGMRRMVGAIRDDADRGAPLTVRYDLGDIPSLIDRFDPGRERTTLRFDTAGVTLPPGTGESAYRVVREALTNVRRHAPEGVTRVTVRVIDSDLVLEIGNDGVRTRSGEPGARGFGLTGMAERVAALGGRMRAGADEPGSWNVWVALPLEVTR; via the coding sequence ATGCCCGCCGCGAACGAGCACGAGACCTCGCGGCACGACTCTCTCGCCGATCGACGACGCATCGCGGCGACGATCGCCGAATTCGTGGCCCTCGCGCTGCTGCTCGTGATCGACTTCGAGGTCGGCTCCCGGGTCCTCATCGCCCAGCCGGGCACGGAGTTCATCGCCGGAGCATTGGCGACGGCGATCGTGGCGATCGTCGTCGCGGTGCTCGTGCTCGCACGCCGTCGGCTGCCGACGCGTGTGACGGTGACGGCCGTCTTCGCGGTATCGCTTGCGGCATCCGTCGTCTCAGGGCTCGTCGGCAGCCCGGCTCTCTCGCTGACCGAGACCGCTGCCCTCGCGGTCATCACGGTGTTCGGAGTGCGCGAGTCGTCGGTGCGCGGCTCGGTCGTCATCGGTGCGTGCGCGCTCGTCGTCGCGCTCGCCGCCGTGCTCCTGCGGGTCGGACTCGACACCACCGTCATCCTGACCGCACTTCTCCTCTGGGCCTGCGCGATCGCCGGTGGCGTCGCCGGGCGATATCTGCTGCGGAGACGCGAGTCCGCCATGGATGCGGCGCGACGCGAGGAGCGCATGGAGCTCGCGCGCGAACTGCACGACGTCGTCGCCCACCAGGTCACCGGCATCGTCGTGCAGGCCCAGGCGGCGATCGCCGTCGCCCACACCGATCCCAGCCGGGTGTCGGAGGCGCTCTCGACGATCGAATCAGTTGGAACCGAGGCGCTCGCCGGGATGCGCCGGATGGTCGGGGCGATACGCGACGATGCCGATCGTGGCGCCCCGCTCACCGTGCGCTACGACCTGGGCGACATCCCGAGCCTCATCGACCGATTCGATCCCGGGCGGGAGCGCACGACGCTCCGCTTCGACACCGCGGGCGTGACCCTGCCGCCGGGCACGGGGGAGTCGGCGTATCGCGTCGTGCGCGAAGCGCTCACCAATGTGCGCCGCCATGCACCGGAGGGCGTCACTCGCGTGACGGTGCGTGTGATCGATTCCGACCTCGTGCTCGAGATCGGGAACGATGGCGTGCGCACCCGCTCCGGCGAGCCGGGCGCGCGCGGCTTCGGTCTCACGGGCATGGCGGAGCGGGTCGCCGCGCTCGGCGGCCGCATGCGCGCGGGCGCCGACGAGCCGGGCAGCTGGAACGTGTGGGTCGCGTTGCCGCTCGAGGTGACGCGATGA
- a CDS encoding cupin domain-containing protein: protein MTDSAPASRPAPSAPARFAALGDVEPLSGGDGVALRVVSGTDVMLSHVTLEPHAVAAVHVHEEEQMGLVIAGSILFSLDGVERELGPHDVFVAPPWVPHGGVAGPDGCTIVDLFSPPRAAFVAQLAEREARS from the coding sequence GTGACCGACTCCGCACCGGCATCCCGCCCCGCACCGAGCGCCCCCGCGCGCTTCGCCGCACTCGGCGACGTCGAACCGCTCTCGGGCGGCGACGGCGTCGCGCTGCGGGTCGTCTCGGGCACCGACGTCATGCTCTCGCACGTCACGCTCGAGCCGCACGCGGTCGCCGCGGTGCACGTGCACGAAGAGGAGCAGATGGGGCTCGTCATCGCCGGCTCGATCCTGTTCTCGCTCGACGGGGTCGAACGCGAACTCGGGCCGCACGACGTGTTCGTCGCGCCGCCGTGGGTGCCGCACGGCGGCGTCGCCGGGCCCGATGGCTGCACGATCGTCGACCTGTTCTCGCCGCCGCGCGCTGCTTTCGTCGCCCAGCTCGCCGAGCGCGAGGCTCGCTCATGA
- a CDS encoding FtsX-like permease family protein, with protein MIALRTAVRSVRRRPGQAFLIGIAIVAATAFAATSLLLTINARGALVAFGMSTPAAADAVIVPRGDVAPATVTEIAESIRALPGVDEIAVEYLGDVDVQAGGATSTWKLTSDPGSGPLSAVPELYSGAAPAIGEVVLGRSTAERAGLTVGDSLVAGGLEFTVAAIGPVTEFGQDVALIREQDAIALGDAMMPVQILTTGDADLDVLRSVADGSVVMSGDERRAQEERSVTDTLVGVIGALSVFVGLAVLAAVVIVASTFRILLARRAAELALLRCVGASRAQVSRSLLIEAAFIGLLGGIVGVALGLGVAAGLVASARAAGLLSAPFVSAPAGLVVCVILAVLSAVVAAIPAARAAGRTPPVAALGEARSSEGRAARLGVRLVVASALTLSAVAAGAAGVAVSATDQFLGLALAALSGALVFVALVAVGPFLVAWSASLLRPLVSGSVAMRLAVSNAVRASRRTAAMTTVLMLGVGMTAALIVGVAGATADARDGVARTFPAEAIIPIDLVTDASAVVDRLAADPAVDARIAGTDILIDPAPGSSSADLRAAVLASTDAGTPVYWAVDVQAGIEQTILIGQVVGAAMIGVTLLVAMIGVMVTLALSVTERRQEIALLRALGVSRSGARRSIAAEAALAALVGAMTGAVVGSVFGLIALRVLGMPAGTPPLGALVALVVAVVVAAIVAAAAPMRSAGRVQPAIGLAA; from the coding sequence ATGATCGCCCTGCGAACCGCCGTGCGGAGCGTCCGTCGTCGCCCGGGCCAGGCGTTCCTCATCGGCATCGCGATCGTCGCGGCGACGGCCTTCGCCGCGACTTCCCTTCTTCTCACCATCAACGCACGCGGCGCCCTCGTCGCGTTCGGCATGAGCACTCCCGCGGCGGCCGATGCCGTCATCGTGCCGCGCGGCGATGTCGCACCGGCGACCGTCACAGAGATCGCCGAGAGTATCCGTGCCCTGCCCGGCGTCGACGAGATCGCCGTCGAGTACCTCGGCGATGTCGACGTGCAGGCCGGCGGCGCCACCTCGACGTGGAAGCTCACGAGCGATCCGGGGTCGGGCCCGCTGAGCGCGGTTCCCGAACTGTACTCCGGAGCAGCGCCGGCGATCGGCGAGGTCGTCCTCGGCAGGAGCACCGCCGAGCGCGCTGGGCTGACGGTCGGTGATTCGCTCGTCGCCGGCGGTCTCGAGTTCACCGTCGCCGCGATCGGCCCCGTCACCGAGTTCGGTCAGGACGTCGCGCTCATCCGCGAACAGGATGCGATCGCCCTGGGCGACGCGATGATGCCCGTGCAGATCCTCACGACCGGCGATGCCGACCTCGATGTGCTCCGCTCGGTCGCCGACGGCAGTGTCGTCATGAGCGGTGACGAGCGGCGGGCGCAGGAGGAACGCTCGGTCACCGACACCCTCGTCGGAGTGATCGGCGCGCTCTCGGTCTTCGTCGGCCTCGCCGTCCTCGCTGCCGTCGTGATCGTCGCCTCGACGTTCCGTATCCTGCTCGCCCGCCGAGCCGCCGAACTCGCGCTACTACGGTGCGTCGGTGCGAGCCGAGCGCAGGTCAGTCGTTCGCTGCTCATCGAGGCGGCCTTCATCGGGCTTCTCGGCGGCATCGTCGGGGTCGCCCTCGGACTCGGTGTCGCGGCGGGCCTCGTCGCGAGTGCGCGTGCCGCCGGCCTGCTGTCGGCCCCGTTCGTCTCCGCCCCCGCGGGACTGGTCGTCTGCGTCATCCTCGCCGTTCTCAGCGCCGTCGTCGCCGCGATTCCCGCCGCTCGTGCAGCCGGACGCACGCCGCCGGTCGCGGCGCTCGGCGAGGCGCGCTCCTCGGAGGGCCGTGCCGCGCGCCTCGGGGTGCGTCTCGTCGTCGCGAGCGCGCTCACCCTGAGCGCCGTCGCTGCGGGAGCGGCGGGAGTCGCGGTCTCAGCAACCGACCAGTTCCTCGGGCTCGCGCTCGCCGCACTCAGCGGCGCTCTCGTCTTCGTCGCGCTCGTCGCGGTCGGTCCCTTCCTCGTCGCGTGGTCGGCGTCGCTGCTGCGCCCCCTCGTCTCCGGCTCGGTCGCGATGCGGCTGGCGGTGTCGAATGCGGTGCGGGCGTCGCGCCGCACAGCCGCCATGACGACGGTGCTCATGCTCGGCGTGGGCATGACGGCGGCGCTGATCGTCGGAGTGGCAGGAGCGACCGCCGATGCCCGCGACGGTGTCGCCCGTACCTTCCCCGCTGAGGCGATCATTCCGATCGACCTCGTCACCGATGCGAGTGCCGTGGTCGATCGCCTCGCGGCCGACCCCGCGGTCGACGCGCGTATCGCGGGAACCGACATCCTCATCGACCCGGCTCCCGGCTCGAGCTCGGCCGATCTGCGTGCGGCGGTGCTCGCTTCGACGGATGCCGGCACGCCGGTCTACTGGGCGGTCGACGTGCAGGCGGGCATCGAGCAGACGATCCTCATCGGCCAGGTCGTCGGAGCGGCGATGATCGGGGTGACGCTGCTCGTCGCGATGATCGGCGTCATGGTGACGCTCGCCCTCTCCGTCACCGAACGTCGTCAGGAGATCGCGCTGCTCCGAGCGCTCGGAGTCAGCCGTTCGGGCGCCCGCCGCTCGATCGCCGCCGAGGCCGCCCTCGCCGCCCTCGTGGGCGCGATGACCGGAGCCGTCGTCGGCAGCGTGTTCGGGCTCATCGCTCTGCGTGTGCTCGGGATGCCTGCCGGCACGCCGCCTCTCGGCGCACTCGTCGCCCTCGTCGTCGCCGTGGTGGTCGCCGCCATCGTGGCTGCTGCGGCGCCGATGCGGAGTGCCGGGCGCGTGCAGCCGGCGATCGGTCTGGCCGCGTGA
- a CDS encoding glycoside hydrolase family 43 protein, with the protein MSLPIVPGFHPDPSICRVGDDFYLVNSTFEYLPGVPVRHSRDLVDWRLLGHAIERPSQMQRADTGGGIFAPTIRHHDGRFWMITTDIDRVDDGHLIVWAEDAAGPWSEPVFAAGAVGIDPDLAWDDDGDCHLTWARFGEAGTEIAHARVDPASGELLSEPRLLWQGTGLAATEGPHLYRRGDWWYLLVAEGGTERGHAVSIARSRSIEGVWESCPANPILSHRSTVHPVQNTGHADLVELASGEWAMVHLGVRPRGMTPGFHVNGRETFLTGIDWVDDWPVVVEDRYVVPPVDTAFTDRFDAPALDLRWVSPGRWPAGFAALAPGGGLDLAATDDAGAGLLAVRASDEAWEFDAELEGEAAVVVRLDDDHGVRIVAGSTSLVAVALIGGIRIELGERARPEGAVTLSVRARPGAGGLHPRGGPDVLALGVVEGEDFEEIAAIDGRYTATEVAGGFTGRVVGIATGAVPAHVARVDYRVPLRRGHYPGV; encoded by the coding sequence ATGAGCCTCCCGATCGTGCCGGGCTTCCACCCCGACCCGTCGATCTGCCGCGTCGGCGACGACTTCTACCTCGTCAACTCGACGTTCGAGTACCTGCCGGGCGTGCCCGTGCGGCACAGCCGCGATCTCGTGGACTGGCGCCTCCTCGGCCACGCCATCGAGCGACCGAGCCAGATGCAGCGCGCCGATACGGGCGGCGGCATCTTCGCGCCGACGATCCGTCACCACGACGGCCGCTTCTGGATGATCACGACCGACATCGACCGCGTCGACGACGGCCACCTCATCGTGTGGGCGGAGGACGCGGCGGGCCCGTGGTCGGAGCCCGTCTTCGCCGCCGGCGCCGTCGGGATCGACCCCGACCTCGCCTGGGATGACGACGGCGACTGCCACCTCACGTGGGCACGCTTCGGAGAAGCGGGCACCGAGATCGCCCACGCGCGCGTCGACCCGGCGTCGGGAGAGCTGCTCTCGGAGCCGCGCCTCCTGTGGCAGGGCACGGGGCTCGCCGCGACCGAGGGCCCGCACCTGTACCGCCGCGGCGACTGGTGGTACCTCCTTGTCGCCGAGGGCGGCACCGAGCGCGGGCACGCCGTCTCGATCGCCCGATCGCGATCGATCGAGGGCGTGTGGGAGAGCTGCCCGGCGAACCCGATCCTCTCGCACCGCAGCACCGTCCACCCCGTGCAGAACACCGGCCACGCCGATCTCGTCGAACTCGCGTCGGGGGAGTGGGCCATGGTGCACCTCGGGGTGCGCCCGCGCGGCATGACGCCGGGATTCCACGTCAACGGCCGCGAGACCTTCCTCACGGGGATCGACTGGGTCGACGACTGGCCCGTCGTCGTCGAGGACCGCTACGTCGTGCCGCCCGTCGACACGGCGTTCACCGACCGCTTCGATGCGCCCGCCCTCGACCTGCGCTGGGTCTCGCCGGGCCGGTGGCCCGCCGGGTTCGCGGCACTCGCACCGGGCGGCGGTCTCGACCTGGCGGCGACGGATGACGCGGGCGCGGGTCTCCTCGCCGTCCGGGCGAGCGACGAGGCGTGGGAGTTCGACGCCGAACTCGAGGGCGAGGCAGCCGTCGTCGTGCGCCTCGACGACGACCACGGGGTGCGCATCGTCGCCGGAAGCACGTCGCTCGTCGCTGTCGCGCTCATCGGCGGCATCCGTATCGAGCTCGGCGAGCGGGCGCGGCCGGAGGGCGCCGTGACCCTGTCGGTCCGCGCCCGACCCGGCGCCGGCGGACTGCACCCGCGAGGCGGCCCCGACGTCCTCGCCCTCGGCGTCGTCGAGGGCGAGGACTTCGAGGAGATCGCAGCCATCGACGGCCGGTACACCGCGACCGAAGTCGCCGGCGGTTTCACCGGACGCGTCGTCGGAATCGCGACCGGCGCGGTGCCCGCGCACGTCGCGCGCGTGGACTATCGAGTGCCTCTCAGGAGGGGGCACTACCCTGGAGTGTGA